The DNA region GTACATGATTCCCATTGAGGGTAGCCGTCCAGCCAGCGGGATAATACAGCTCACTGATTACCAGAAGCCGTGGTGCATCTGTTTCCACTTCGAAAGTAATCTGCCTCGGCCCATACTCAGTTGGATCTACCACGACAATACTGGATGAGTCAATCGGGGTCACCTCTGCTTCAATGAGTGCCGAGAGTAAAGCCTGGGTAGAAGGATCAAAGTCGGGTTCCAGAAGACGGCGCATCGCTTCATCCGGGTCTTCAATCACTTCGGTCTCTCCTACGAAGTATGCCCGTGGAAGGACATCAAGATTTTCGTAGACACTTAAACCGGATTCTGCACCATATTCTACATTGAGTGCACCCGTAATGGGAGCCGGAGAGAATATGTACCGAACATTCATCATATCAAGTACATTCTCGTTTGGCATTCCGGTATTCGGATCAAAGAGAAGATTATCCAGGAAATCTTGATACAGGCGCAATTTTGCACCACTATAGCCGCCTAATGACTCATGGTGGAATGATGGACGGGCAAGTCCTGTCTGATCTATACGTTCGAGTGAGAGAATACGGAACTGTCCCTCCTGCTCAAGCACATACTCATCAACATCCAAAGTTTCGATACGCCGTGAGGGATCCTGCGAAATACTGAGGTTATCGGTATTCAAGTATCTCTGTGCTACACCTCCCAAGTCTAAAACAACCAGAAGCGCAAGAAATATTTGCAAGATCCAGGCCGGTAATATTCTGCGTTGAAACGCAATCAATGTGAGGGATGCCAATAGTATAAAGAGAAAAGAACGCCTCGCATCCCCTGAAAAAGCATCTTTGCGTGGGGGGACCACTTGTTCGGAAAGAAGCCGTTCGGCAGCAGCAATGACTTGAGGATCAGATGGATTTCGATCTGCGGATTGGGCTACGTAAGCAATGACCTGCTGAAGCTCTCCCTCCCGCTGAAAGTCAAGCAAGGAGCTCCCAGCTGTCATCAAGAGTAACAGCAAACCGCCGGTTGCCCCAAAGACAATGAACACAGAGCGCCATTTTGTGTGTTGTGCCGCGGCAGAGGGTTCCAAACGCACAATGTAGGCGAGTCCCAGTGCTGCAAGAATCGCCAGAATGAGGGCGACTGCGATCAGCCAGGTTTCTGGAGCTCTAAAGGCATCAAATAGCGGGAAGTAGTCGAACATAGCGCGGTTCAACACTCCGAAATGCCGCCCGAAAGAAAACAGTACCATCAGACCTCCAGCGATCCCCAGTACTGCTACGAGTCGAGATCGAATTCGCCATAATGCAATGACTGCGAGCGCGAGCACGATACCCCCTGTGTAATGGGGCCCACCGGTGAACGGCTTGGGCCCCCAATAATATGTGGATCCACCATAGGCATCTGCGATGAGCAGGGTCAACAGTTCCCCAGGGCTTTGACTCCAACGCATCGCATACTCCCAACTCAGCCCTCCATCACCACCACCAGTTGATGCCCCCCGGATACTGTATTCCTTGTATTCAAGCGTAGGCCAATAATACTCAGCCACCATGAGTAGTGCCAGTATACAGCCCACGGCGAGGAGCCCCGTTGCTTTAAAGAACTGGGGTAGTTTCTTATGTCGCCGCGCCTCAAAAAACAATACTATCCACCATACAAGTGCCAGAAATGTCACGTAATAGGTAATCTGCACATGTCCTGCCCGAAGGTTCACCGCCAAAGCAATCGTGAAAAGGAGACTTGCG from Rhodothermaceae bacterium includes:
- a CDS encoding YfhO family protein, yielding MGRSKAAQSPQLQKSWWAAQSPVVQHVVCVLGLIVVAVYFSWATLFSGRSLVGGDTVEWKAAAQSMLEYREETGEEPLWATNVFAGMPGYIISNPALVPQIDELPRALRRISWPFSHVIFMLLGGYWLIWYLTRDTLNSLLAACAYAMTTYLPVILLAGHNTKFVALAFAPWLLLTFVYGMRNPSIVASLLFTIALAVNLRAGHVQITYYVTFLALVWWIVLFFEARRHKKLPQFFKATGLLAVGCILALLMVAEYYWPTLEYKEYSIRGASTGGGDGGLSWEYAMRWSQSPGELLTLLIADAYGGSTYYWGPKPFTGGPHYTGGIVLALAVIALWRIRSRLVAVLGIAGGLMVLFSFGRHFGVLNRAMFDYFPLFDAFRAPETWLIAVALILAILAALGLAYIVRLEPSAAAQHTKWRSVFIVFGATGGLLLLLMTAGSSLLDFQREGELQQVIAYVAQSADRNPSDPQVIAAAERLLSEQVVPPRKDAFSGDARRSFLFILLASLTLIAFQRRILPAWILQIFLALLVVLDLGGVAQRYLNTDNLSISQDPSRRIETLDVDEYVLEQEGQFRILSLERIDQTGLARPSFHHESLGGYSGAKLRLYQDFLDNLLFDPNTGMPNENVLDMMNVRYIFSPAPITGALNVEYGAESGLSVYENLDVLPRAYFVGETEVIEDPDEAMRRLLEPDFDPSTQALLSALIEAEVTPIDSSSIVVVDPTEYGPRQITFEVETDAPRLLVISELYYPAGWTATLNGNHVPIHQANYLLRAVAVPAGKHTLQMAFNPASYVWGKGISLISTVVIYGLTLILFGLSVFSYFRRTRG